The Halodesulfovibrio sp. MK-HDV genome contains the following window.
AGAGGCTTTTTTCGCCTCCATGCTCCTTAGCCATGCGAACATGACCAGAAGCACTATCTTCTGCAGTGTAAACACAGACAAAACCCAATCCAAGCTTTTGACAAGCCTGCATGATACGGATGGCAATTTCCCCTCGATTCGCCACCAGCACCTTGTGGTTTGTATTCTGCACGTATTACCCTCGATTTTTTGCAGCCTATTCAGCTGCAGATTGTTCTCTTTTCTTAGCGATCATCCGCTTTTGCAGCTCAAGCACAAGCCTATCGAGCCGTGCTTCCTGCCTGCGATCAAGAGTGCGGAAATCGCAGCCAATTATTCCATTATCGAGTATTCTGACCACTCTGCAAGTGAGATCGGAAAGGTAAGCCTTTCCCGCAACAAGAATAGAAACAGAGTATTCAGCGCCCTCTTTTATGGATACTAACTCATTTTTTATCGCGAACCCTGTTACACTGACGTCCAGAATATCGCAAGTCACATTTTGCTCTTCAAAGGTAACCGCAATACCGTAAGCCTTTGCTCTAAAAGCTCTACGACGCTCATTACCCGTTGGCATAGTAAATTCGAGATTACTCATGGCTACTTGCCCACCCGTCTTTCAAAAACAAATTCAACTCTTCTATTCTGCGATCTATTTGCCTCATTAGTATTAGGCATGAGCGGGTCAAGATCACCAAGTCCTGTAGCTGTTAATCGCTGAGACTCGATGCCGTGCTCAATATAGTAACGCAGAACATTGACCGCACGCAATGCTGATATTTCCCAGTTGTCCCGATAACGGCTGGAAGAACTCGGTTTCAA
Protein-coding sequences here:
- a CDS encoding PilZ domain-containing protein, with protein sequence MSNLEFTMPTGNERRRAFRAKAYGIAVTFEEQNVTCDILDVSVTGFAIKNELVSIKEGAEYSVSILVAGKAYLSDLTCRVVRILDNGIIGCDFRTLDRRQEARLDRLVLELQKRMIAKKREQSAAE